Proteins co-encoded in one Bacillus paramycoides genomic window:
- a CDS encoding M48 family metallopeptidase — protein MVHTYLGETINFHITYKKKKSVRLFVDSYGNVEVQAPKGTPVEYLVQLLEEKWDWIQKTRKEMAERARGPQEKDYDQGEGFLYLGSTYPIQISQDVSITQDNAVFKGDKLHIYVKELKDEKIQQALKRFYYKQCKSLVEKSIKAHQSNFKTKPRSIRITDSSRTWGTCDSNLQLTFNWKLAMAPQRVIDYVVVHEMCHMVHLNHDRSFWRLVGKIMPDYKEMENWLALSSWKMTV, from the coding sequence ATGGTACATACATATTTAGGTGAGACAATTAATTTTCATATAACTTATAAAAAGAAAAAGTCAGTGCGTCTTTTTGTAGATTCGTACGGAAATGTGGAAGTGCAGGCTCCAAAGGGAACGCCTGTTGAATACTTAGTCCAGTTGCTCGAAGAGAAATGGGATTGGATTCAGAAAACACGTAAGGAAATGGCGGAGCGAGCGCGTGGACCACAGGAAAAGGATTATGATCAAGGAGAAGGCTTTTTGTATTTAGGAAGTACGTATCCAATACAGATTTCTCAAGATGTAAGTATTACGCAAGACAATGCAGTATTTAAAGGAGATAAGCTACACATTTATGTGAAAGAGCTTAAGGATGAAAAGATACAACAAGCTTTAAAACGATTTTACTATAAGCAGTGTAAGTCATTAGTAGAGAAGAGTATAAAAGCGCATCAAAGTAACTTCAAAACAAAGCCGCGTTCTATTCGTATTACAGATAGTAGCCGCACATGGGGAACGTGTGATTCAAATTTACAGCTAACATTCAATTGGAAGTTAGCGATGGCACCACAGCGAGTAATTGATTATGTAGTTGTTCATGAAATGTGCCATATGGTTCATTTGAATCATGATCGCTCTTTTTGGCGCCTTGTCGGGAAGATAATGCCTGATTATAAGGAAATGGAGAATTGGTTAGCGTTATCGAGTTGGAAGATGACGGTTTAG
- a CDS encoding mandelate racemase/muconate lactonizing enzyme family protein: MKITAIHLYAIRLPLRDPFVISYGSYSDMPSIIVKMETDEGIIGYGEGVADDHVTGESWASTFHTLKHTLAPALIGQNPMNIEKIHDMMDNTIYGVPTAKATIDIACFDIMGKKLNQPIYQLIGGRYHEEFPVTHVLSIAEPEEMAKEAASMIQKGYQSFKMKVGTNVKEDVKRIEAVRERVGNDIAIRVDVNQGWKNSANTLTALRSLGHVNIDWIEQPVVADDIDAMAHIRSKTDLPLMIDEGLKGSREMRQIIKLDAADKVNIKLMKCGGIYPAVKLAHQAEMAGIECQVGSMVESSIASSAGFHVAFSKKIITSVELTGPLKFTKDIGNLHYDVPFIRLNEKPGLGIEINEDTLQELTVFQDVVC, from the coding sequence ATGAAAATTACAGCTATTCATCTTTATGCAATTCGTTTACCGCTTCGCGATCCGTTTGTTATTAGTTATGGTTCTTATTCTGATATGCCTTCTATTATCGTCAAAATGGAAACAGATGAGGGCATTATCGGTTACGGTGAAGGCGTTGCTGATGATCACGTTACAGGCGAATCATGGGCAAGTACTTTCCATACTTTAAAACATACACTTGCTCCTGCGCTCATCGGACAAAACCCAATGAATATCGAGAAAATACACGATATGATGGACAATACAATTTACGGTGTGCCTACTGCGAAGGCTACGATTGATATTGCTTGTTTTGATATAATGGGCAAAAAACTAAATCAACCTATATATCAATTAATTGGCGGACGCTACCATGAAGAGTTTCCTGTCACTCACGTCTTAAGTATCGCCGAACCTGAAGAAATGGCTAAAGAGGCTGCCTCTATGATTCAAAAAGGTTACCAATCATTCAAGATGAAAGTCGGTACAAATGTAAAAGAGGATGTAAAAAGAATTGAAGCTGTACGTGAACGTGTAGGAAATGATATCGCAATCCGTGTTGATGTAAACCAAGGTTGGAAGAATAGCGCAAACACATTAACAGCACTTCGTTCATTAGGTCATGTAAACATCGACTGGATTGAACAGCCTGTTGTCGCTGACGATATTGACGCAATGGCCCACATTCGTTCTAAAACAGACCTTCCGCTTATGATTGATGAAGGATTAAAGGGCTCTCGTGAAATGCGCCAAATTATTAAATTAGACGCTGCGGATAAAGTAAATATAAAACTAATGAAATGCGGCGGCATATATCCAGCTGTAAAACTTGCTCACCAAGCAGAAATGGCCGGCATTGAATGCCAAGTTGGATCCATGGTCGAATCATCTATTGCCTCTTCCGCAGGATTCCATGTCGCTTTCTCGAAAAAAATTATTACAAGCGTCGAGCTAACAGGTCCATTAAAATTCACGAAAGACATCGGCAACTTACACTATGACGTACCATTTATTCGCTTAAACGAAAAGCCAGGACTCGGCATTGAAATAAATGAAGATACATTACAAGAACTAACCGTATTTCAAGACGTTGTATGCTAA
- a CDS encoding GNAT family N-acetyltransferase has translation MTVLYKGALKQNNDPFHVTLLSLEHIEQILSLQNVVVEALEDKSRLQPLSLEEFQYILEGNGMMIGAFIENELIAFRALLVPPIDEEHLGLDIGILESELHRVIYQEISNVHPNCRGNGMQKILATVIMDELQKEDSQYDYVCCTVAPFNIPSLKDKFAQGMEIAALKEKYGGSMRYVFVKELREDKERDWTEIKSVPMSDAGEQQALLSEGYRGYEMEKVDGDFVVKFGR, from the coding sequence ATGACAGTGCTATATAAAGGAGCATTAAAACAAAATAACGATCCATTTCACGTTACATTACTATCACTTGAGCATATCGAACAAATCTTATCACTACAAAACGTCGTAGTTGAAGCGCTAGAAGATAAAAGTCGCTTACAACCACTCTCATTAGAAGAGTTTCAATACATTCTAGAAGGAAACGGCATGATGATCGGTGCTTTTATCGAAAACGAACTTATCGCATTTCGTGCCCTACTCGTTCCTCCTATCGACGAAGAACATTTAGGACTTGATATTGGCATACTAGAAAGCGAACTACATCGCGTCATCTATCAAGAAATCTCAAACGTTCACCCGAACTGCCGAGGAAATGGGATGCAAAAAATATTAGCGACAGTCATCATGGATGAATTACAAAAAGAAGATAGCCAGTACGACTATGTTTGCTGCACCGTTGCCCCTTTTAACATTCCGAGTTTGAAGGATAAGTTTGCGCAAGGGATGGAGATTGCTGCACTGAAGGAGAAGTATGGCGGTAGTATGCGGTATGTTTTTGTGAAGGAATTGCGTGAGGACAAGGAAAGAGATTGGACGGAGATTAAGAGCGTTCCGATGAGTGATGCTGGCGAGCAGCAGGCGTTGCTTTCGGAAGGGTATCGTGGGTATGAGATGGAGAAAGTGGATGGAGATTTTGTTGTGAAGTTTGGGCGATAA